The Macrobrachium nipponense isolate FS-2020 chromosome 1, ASM1510439v2, whole genome shotgun sequence genome includes a window with the following:
- the LOC135218812 gene encoding zinc finger BED domain-containing protein 5-like: MLIAKSKKSHNIGESLIKPSILCAAELVLGKDSANKLSQISLSNDTVKKKIDELSQDIKDQTLNQVRASTVFAIQCDETTDIAQCSQLLMYARFVSGNNIKEEILFCHPMESCTTAEAIFHDTSNFFQENQLSWESLVGVCTDGAPAKRGLRSEFVTKVKEKNPSVMSTHCILHREALASRTLPAEVMDVLNVAIKVVNFIKARALNIRLFKLLCKDMESEHEALLFHTNVRWLSKGNMLGRLYELQKEVAIFLDSQQKADFHDNFQSEGFQIPLAYLVDIFEALNAVNLKLQGKSINIITHHDTIRAKLDLWKCRVQQGNAASFRNLDSALADSNLDSDLKQQIITHLSDLKAEFIRYFPDIDEKREAWKFIRNPFQCEVADADEVQEEFLELKFNSTAKEDFKDMDLETFWVKYLLVYPLISHQALRILRMFGSTYLCETAFSTLVAIKTKFRNRLNVEGDLRCAFDHVFKIW; encoded by the coding sequence ATGTTGATTGCAAAGAGCAAGAAGAGCCATAACATTGGAGAATCTCTCATAAAACCAAGTATACTATGTGCAGCAGAACTCGTTCTGGGGAAAGATAGCGCAAACAAGCTTTCCCAGATTTCTCTGTCAAATGATACAGTCAAGAAAAAGATAGATGAATTGTCTCAAGATATCAAAGATCAAACTCTCAACCAAGTAAGAGCCTCCACTGTTTTTGCCATCCAGTGTGATGAAACGACTGATATCGCTCAGTGTTCTCAGCTACTGATGTATGCTCGTTTCGTGTCAGGCAACAATATAAAAGAAGAAATTCTGTTCTGTCACCCGATGGAAAGTTGCACAACAGCAGAAGCTATTTTTCATGATACATCAAACTTTTTTCAGGAAAATCAACTTTCTTGGGAATCGCTGGTAGGGGTGTGTACTGATGGAGCTCCAGCCAAGCGTGGTCTGCGGTCTGAGTTTGTCAcaaaggtgaaagaaaaaaatccctcTGTAATGAGTACACACTGCATACTTCATCGTGAAGCCTTAGCATCCAGAACTTTGCCTGCTGAGGTGATGGATGTCTTGAATGTGGCTATCAAGGTAGTCAACTTCATCAAAGCTAGAGCCTTAAACATTCGTCTCTTCAAACTGCTGTGTAAGGATATGGAATCCGAACATGAAGCCTTGCTTTTTCACACGAACGTACGATGGCTATCAAAAGGGAACATGCTTGGACGGCTTTATGAGCTACAAAAAGAAGTAGCAATATTTTTAGATTCACAGCAGAAGGCAGACTTTCATGACAATTTCCAATCTGAAGGCTTTCAGATACCTCTAGCTTACCTGGTGGACATTTTTGAAGCATTAAATGCTGTGAACCTTAAACTACAAGGGAAAAGCATCAACATCATCACGCACCATGACACCATTCGAGCCAAACTCGACCTCTGGAAATGTCGGGTTCAGCAGGGAAATGCAGCCAGTTTTAGGAACTTGGATTCTGCTCTCGCTGACAGTAACCTCGACTCTGACTTAAAGCAACAAATAATCACTCATCTAAGTGACTTGAAAGCAGAATTCATCAGATACTTCCCAGATATAGATGAGAAGCGTGAAGCCTGGAAATTCATCAGGAACCCATTTCAATGTGAAGTAGCTGATGCTGATGAAGTCCAAGAAGAGTTCCTAGAATTGAAGTTCAACTCTACAGCTAAAGAAGACTTCAAAGATATGGATTTGGAGACGTTCTGGGTCAAATACCTTCTTGTTTACCCACTGATCTCACATCAGGCTCTTCGGATTCTAAGAATGTTTGGATCCACATATCTATGTGAAACTGCATTTTCCACACTCGTTGCTATCAAAACCAAGTTCAGAAACCGCCTGAACGTTGAAGGGGACTTACGTTGTGCATTCGACCACGTATTCAAGATCTGGTAG